GATTTGGACAATTTCATGTCCAGCGCAGCCAATTTGGAAGTGGCACTTATTTTGCTTGTATAAGACAATCGTCTTTTCATCGGCTAACCTCGCGCGGAGCGCGTCGCGATAGGCGCGAGCGAGCAGCTCTTTAGTTAGCGTTGAGCTAGTCTTAGGTTTTTTGCTGGAGGCGACAAGAACGCTGGAGCTGGTCTTTCCGCTGCTGCTTTTTTTGTTCTTAGATGTGGATTGCTCTTCCAAGCGCATCTGCCATTGCCTCCATCATTGCTTCGGATAGTGTTGGGTGAGCGTGGATAGTATTAGCTACGCTCGTTGCTGTGCCTTCTAATGAGCGAATCACTGAAGCTTCAGCAATTAATTCTGTAGCCTCAGGATGTAAAATGTGGACTCCTAGTACTTCATCAATGTCGGCATCGACAACGACTTTCACGAATCCATCTGTTTCATTAGAAGCTACTGCTTTGCCGCTGGCGCTAAAGGGGAAGCGCCCGATGCGGACATTTTTCCCTGCGTCGCGTGCGGCTTTTTCGGTCATGCCAATTGAGGCGACTTGTGGTTTGCAATAGGTGCAACCCGGGATACTCGTATAGTCGAGTGGATGAGTGTGGTGGTTGGCGATGACTTCTGCGGCGATAATGCCTTCATGACTTGCGACGTGGGCAAGTAGTGGTGGGCCAATCACGTCTCCAATCGCGTATACGCCGGGCACGCCAGTACGATAATATTGGTCAACTTTAATAAAAGATTTTTCAGGTCGAATGCCGATTTTTTCAAGGCCAAGATCTTCTACATTGCCTTGAACGCCGACAGCCACGAGGCAATAGTCGCCCGACCATTGTTCGACTTTATCGCCGCTTTTAAGAAGTGCGTTAACGCTATTACCTTTGCGCGTTAGGCTTTCGACGACAGTTTTAGTTTTAATTTCGATTTTCTGATTTTTAAAGATTTTTTCTAAGCCTTTTGCGCAGTCTTGGTCCTCGATCGGTAGGATTTGATCTTGAAATTCAACGACTGTTACTTCTGCGCCGAAGGTGCTGTAGAAGTAGGCAAATTCGATGCCGATTGCACCGGCACCAACGACAAGTAATTTCTTTGGACATTCGTTGAGGGCCAAGGCGTGGCGATAAGTAATCACGCGTTCGCCGTCGACGGGAAGGCTGGGCAGTGTTTTTGCGCGGGCTCCTGTAGCGATAATTACATTCTTGTAACTATAGGATGTTGCTTTGCCGGCTGAGTCTTTAACGACAACAAAGTTGCCAGCTTCAAGGGATGCGGTTCCGGGGATGAGATCGACTTTGTTTTTTTTGAGCAGGAATTTTACTCCGCCAGTCATTTTATCGACAACGTTACGAGAGCGTTTGATGATTGCCGGGAAGTCAGCTGTAATGCCGGAGGCGTTTAGTCCGTAGCTGCTAGCGTGTTGCATGGTTTGAAATACTTCTGCGCTTTTGAGCAGCGCCTTTGTAGGAATACAACCCCAGTTTAGGCAGATGCCGCCGGGGGATTCTTTTTCGATGCAGGCTGTTTTTAGGCCAAGTTGTGCGGCGCGGATTGCGGCGACGTAGCCGCCTGGGCCTGATCCGATGACGATGCAATCATATGAATTTGTTGCTGACATACTTTTGTCCGTTGATATAGTTTCTTTGTTTATCTAAGTTAAAGAATTTAAAGCAGAGAAACTAGGATATTCTTCGCGAGATAACAAGGGGTGCA
The bacterium DNA segment above includes these coding regions:
- the lpdA gene encoding dihydrolipoyl dehydrogenase, with the translated sequence MSATNSYDCIVIGSGPGGYVAAIRAAQLGLKTACIEKESPGGICLNWGCIPTKALLKSAEVFQTMQHASSYGLNASGITADFPAIIKRSRNVVDKMTGGVKFLLKKNKVDLIPGTASLEAGNFVVVKDSAGKATSYSYKNVIIATGARAKTLPSLPVDGERVITYRHALALNECPKKLLVVGAGAIGIEFAYFYSTFGAEVTVVEFQDQILPIEDQDCAKGLEKIFKNQKIEIKTKTVVESLTRKGNSVNALLKSGDKVEQWSGDYCLVAVGVQGNVEDLGLEKIGIRPEKSFIKVDQYYRTGVPGVYAIGDVIGPPLLAHVASHEGIIAAEVIANHHTHPLDYTSIPGCTYCKPQVASIGMTEKAARDAGKNVRIGRFPFSASGKAVASNETDGFVKVVVDADIDEVLGVHILHPEATELIAEASVIRSLEGTATSVANTIHAHPTLSEAMMEAMADALGRAIHI